From the Actinomadura luzonensis genome, the window CAGGTCGCGCCGGACGGCGCTCCTGGCCCGGTGGAGCTGCGACTTCATCGCGGCCTCGCTCAGGCCGAGCCGCGCCGCGACCGTGCGGCCGGGGTGGCCCAGCACGTCCCGCATGATGAGGACCCTGCGCTGGAGGTCCGGCAGGTCCCTGATCGCCTGCGCGACCAGGCCGGCCTCCAGCCGGCGCAACGCCTCCTCCTCGGCCGAGGCCGACTCCGGCTCGGCGCCGGTGGCGCCGGGGGCGTCGTGCGCTTCGAGCAGCAGCCGCGCGCGGCGCAGGCACTCGTTGCGGACGATCCGGAACATCCACGAGGCCAGCGCCCCGGTG encodes:
- a CDS encoding RNA polymerase sigma factor → MAERGWASARLIEAAQAGDQESIAAVVHGAHSHVRRFAAHLCASPQDAEDAAQEALIILYRKIGSLRATGALASWMFRIVRNECLRRARLLLEAHDAPGATGAEPESASAEEEALRRLEAGLVAQAIRDLPDLQRRVLIMRDVLGHPGRTVAARLGLSEAAMKSQLHRARSAVRRDLGA